A single Musa acuminata AAA Group cultivar baxijiao chromosome BXJ2-1, Cavendish_Baxijiao_AAA, whole genome shotgun sequence DNA region contains:
- the LOC103974178 gene encoding cysteine proteinase inhibitor 4-like yields the protein MADSVSSSLSRLFLVGLPLFFLFYFCFAAVPSLAAYGGGGRMVGGRTEVRDVESNKEVQDLGRYSVEEYNRHQGPAHPLTFARVVGAQRQVVSGIKYYLRVLATEGDGGSAGQQRTYDAVVVVKAWLGSRELISFVPITH from the coding sequence ATGGCTGATTCCGTGAGCTCTTCACTTTCTCGCCTCTTCCTCGTGGGCTTACCTCTCTTCTTCCTGTTCTACTTCTGCTTCGCCGCCGTGCCCTCCCTGGCGGCGTACGGTGGCGGAGGGCGGATGGTGGGGGGCCGGACGGAGGTGCGGGACGTGGAGTCCAACAAGGAGGTCCAGGACCTCGGCCGCTACTCCGTCGAGGAGTACAACCGCCACCAGGGCCCGGCCCACCCCCTTACCTTCGCGCGGGTGGTGGGGGCGCAGCGCCAGGTGGTGTCCGGCATCAAGTACTACCTTCGTGTCCTCGCTACGGAAGGCGACGGCGGATCAGCGGGGCAGCAGCGCACCTACGACGCCGTGGTCGTCGTCAAGGCGTGGCTCGGTTCCAGGGAGCTCATCTCGTTCGTCCCCATCACGCACTGA